The following DNA comes from Thermomicrobiales bacterium.
CAGCGATCGCCTCAGCGATTTCCTTCTCGCCGCTCGCTCCCGGAACGAGGCTCGGGTTGATGGATGGAATGCGAACCAGTTCCGCCGTGGCGTCGATCAGTGCCTGGCGATCAATCTCAATCACGTCATGCTCCCCATTAGACAGTCGTTCAGTATCGAGAGGATCAGACCGAGCAGCGCAAACGTCAAGCCCGATGGTCGAGAAATGGGACGACGGCGCGGTAATGTTCGACCAGCTCATCAAAGGTCATGCGGTTCAGCCCGGACGGCGACGGCAGGACGAGATCGACGGTGCCGGCAACGACCGGCTCCGGCTGGATGCCCCACGTCGGCCGCGACGACCCGCGCAACCAGCGGTAAACGCCAATGCCGGTATAGGCCATCGCCGCCGGTCGGTAGCGCTCGATCTTCTCGCGCAGCAGCGTCGCGCCCTCGCGGATCTCGTCGCGGGTCAGCTCATCCGCCCGCCGTGTCGGGCGCGCGACGATGTTGGTGAAGCCGATGCCCATTGCCAGCAGTTTGGTGTCTTCCTCCGGCAGATAACGCCGCTCGGTAATGCCGGCGGCCTCCAGTACGCGCCAGAAGCGGTTGCCGGGGAAGGCGTAATGATTGCCGGTCTGGCTGGAGGTGAGTGATGGATTGTATCCGCAGAAGACGACGCTGAGTCCCGGCGCGAGCAGGTCGGAAATGCTGGGTGCGTCCGTCACAGGCGCGAGTCGTCAGCGGCCAATCGCGCAACGCGCTCGCCCGTTGTCGGGTGCGTGTCGATCAGTCGACTCAGCCGCTCCGGCCCGAACGGGTGGATGACCATCAGGCTGCAGAGCGCAGGATTCACTGGCGCAGGCACGCGTCCGGCCAGCGCGCCGATCTTGCGCAGAGCGGCGATCAGCGGCTCACGGTCGCCGATCAGGCGGGCCGCTTCGGCGTCGGCGTGGAACTCGTCGCTGCGCTCGGAGCTAACGCGAATGAGCAGTGCCGTGAACGGCATGGCGACAAACGCGATCGCATCGCGGATCGGCCGCAGATGCCGCCCGCCCCAGGCTCGTGGAATGCGGCGTCGGAACGCGCGGTCGTAGAGCAGGTCGGATCCGCTGGCGGCGGCGATGCAGCCGGGCAGCGACCCGAGCATCGCCGCGATCGTCACGCCGGTGCGGTCGCGACGTTCGAGGTGCGCGATTTCGTGGGCCAGCACGGCGGTGAGCTGGTCGTGCGGCAGGAACTCAAGGAGTCCGCTGGTCACGCCGATGATCCCGCCTCCCGGTGTTGCCGCCGCAAACGCGTTCGGTGTGCGGATCTGCGAAATCGCGACGACAGGACGCGGCACGCCGGCCGATTCCGCCAGCGTGTGAACGATGCTGAGCAGCTTGGCATGCTCCTCCGGGTCGGCGATCTTTGCCCGCATCATCCGCAGCAGCAGCGGTCGTGCCATCGCGAACGCCAGCGCTTGCAGGCCGAGGCCGATCCCGATGGCGATGAGCACGCCCTCCCAACCCGCCAGCAATGCGCCAACGAGCACAAAGGGAATGAGGATCGTCGCCGAAACGCTGACAAGGTGTCGTACGGTCTGTCGCTCGAACGCATTCATATGAGTACCTCGTACTCCGGCAGTGGGTCGCCCAGCAACGGTCGCGCCCAGGCGCGGAATTCGTCTGTAACGTTGTGGCCGGTTGGATCGATCATGGAATCCGGCATGCGTCGCTCGATGGTTGCGATGCGGTCGAGTGGCGCGACGCCGTAATCAACAGTGTATGGATGTGTGCTCGTCCGGCAGATGGTGACCATCACGCCGGATGCGCCGCCGATAGCGTGCTGGACGGCTTCTCGCCCAACTTGCTCGGCTTCGTCGAGATCGGTTGATGACGCGGACGCCATCGCCATCCGTGCGATGGTGCCCGGCTTGTCGTAGCGCGCCTGGATGCCGAGTCGGCTGCTGAGCTCGCGGCTCAGCGTGCTGCCGACACCGCGGTAGTAGGCGTGTCCGAACGCGTCGGTCCACTCCGGCGTCGTGCCGCCAACCGGCGTGCCGTCTGCCCAGCGCATCGTCTCCGGTGTTACCAGCACGGCGTAGCCGTCGCGCTCGATCGTCGTCGCGATCATCGTCGTCAGCGTGTCGATGCCGTCGATCGGTCGCTCCGGCAGGCAGAGGATCGGCTGCGGCAGATCGCCGAAGGCCAGTCCGGCGCTGGCTGCCAGCCAGCCGGCATTGCGGCCCATGACTTCGATGATCTTGACCGGATAGATCTGGCGCATTGCACGTGTGTCGAACGCCGCATCGCGCACGGAGAGTGCGGTGTAGCGCGCGACCGACCCATAGCCCGGGCAGTGGTCGGTTTCAGGCAGATCGTTGTCGATGGTCTTCGGGATGGTGACGACCTGCAGCGCCTGTCCGCGCTTAGCA
Coding sequences within:
- the mug gene encoding G/U mismatch-specific DNA glycosylase; the encoded protein is MTDAPSISDLLAPGLSVVFCGYNPSLTSSQTGNHYAFPGNRFWRVLEAAGITERRYLPEEDTKLLAMGIGFTNIVARPTRRADELTRDEIREGATLLREKIERYRPAAMAYTGIGVYRWLRGSSRPTWGIQPEPVVAGTVDLVLPSPSGLNRMTFDELVEHYRAVVPFLDHRA
- a CDS encoding M48 family metalloprotease, coding for MNAFERQTVRHLVSVSATILIPFVLVGALLAGWEGVLIAIGIGLGLQALAFAMARPLLLRMMRAKIADPEEHAKLLSIVHTLAESAGVPRPVVAISQIRTPNAFAAATPGGGIIGVTSGLLEFLPHDQLTAVLAHEIAHLERRDRTGVTIAAMLGSLPGCIAAASGSDLLYDRAFRRRIPRAWGGRHLRPIRDAIAFVAMPFTALLIRVSSERSDEFHADAEAARLIGDREPLIAALRKIGALAGRVPAPVNPALCSLMVIHPFGPERLSRLIDTHPTTGERVARLAADDSRL
- a CDS encoding diphosphate--fructose-6-phosphate 1-phosphotransferase, with translation MGGRTIPAGTLLVAQSGGPTVVMNASLVGIIAAAQQSETYSTILGAVCGIEGVLNDAFVDLSRMSAEQLDRLRLTPSAALGTSRHRPTDAEIPAILDRFAELSVTAFLPIGGNDTAETALRLHAAAAKRGQALQVVTIPKTIDNDLPETDHCPGYGSVARYTALSVRDAAFDTRAMRQIYPVKIIEVMGRNAGWLAASAGLAFGDLPQPILCLPERPIDGIDTLTTMIATTIERDGYAVLVTPETMRWADGTPVGGTTPEWTDAFGHAYYRGVGSTLSRELSSRLGIQARYDKPGTIARMAMASASSTDLDEAEQVGREAVQHAIGGASGVMVTICRTSTHPYTVDYGVAPLDRIATIERRMPDSMIDPTGHNVTDEFRAWARPLLGDPLPEYEVLI